One segment of Coregonus clupeaformis isolate EN_2021a chromosome 38, ASM2061545v1, whole genome shotgun sequence DNA contains the following:
- the LOC123481177 gene encoding myosin-4-like: MSTDAEMQIYGKAAIYLRKPERERIEAQTAPFDSKNSCYVTDKAELYLKGLVTARADGKCTVTITKPDGTKEEGKEFKDADIFEMNPPKYDKIEDMAMMTYLNEASVLYNLKERYAAWMIYTYSGLFCATVNPYKWLPVYDAEVVNAYRGKKRMEAPPHIFSVSDNAFQFMMIDKENQSVLITGESGAGKTVNTKRVIQYFATIAVSGGKKEADPNKMQGSLEDQIIAANPLLESYGNAKTVRNDNSSRFGKFIRIHFQGGKLAKADIETYLLEKSRVSFQLPDERGYHIFFQMMTGHKPELVGMKRRGLWEILPTPICGIYKKYS, from the exons ATGAGTACGGACGCTGAGATGCAAATCTACGGCAAGGCTGCCATATACCTCCGTAAGCCTGAGAGGGAGAGGATTGAGGCACAAACCGCACCCTTTGATTCAAAGAACTCCTGCTATGTGACAGACAAGGCAGAGCTGTACCTTAAGGGTCTGGTCACTGCCAGGGCCGATGGGAAGTGTACTGTAACAATCACCAAACCTGACGGCACTAAGGAG GAAGGAAAAGAGTTCAAAGATGCAGACATCTTCGAGATGAACCCCCCTAAGTATGACAAGATTGAGGACATGGCCATGATGACCTACCTGAATGAAGCCTCTGTGTTGTATAACCTCAAAGAGCGTTATGCAGCATGGATGATCTAT ACCTACTCTGGGCTCTTCTGTGCCACGGTGAACCCCTACAAGTGGCTCCCCGTGTACGACGCAGAGGTTGTCAACGCCtacagagggaagaagaggatGGAGGCTCCACCCCATATCTTCTCCGTCTCTGACAACGCCTTTCAGTTCATGATGATTG ATAAGGAGAACCAGTCTGTCCTGATTAC TGGAGAATCCGGTGCAGGAAAGACTGTCAACACCAAGCGTGTCATCCAGTACTTTGCTACCATTGCAGTGTCTGGTGGCAAGAAGGAAGCAGACCCCAACAAAATGCAG GGGTCTCTTGAGGATCAGATCATTGCAGCTAACCCTCTGCTGGAGTCTTACGGTAATGCCAAAACAGTGAGGAACGACAACTCGTCTCGCTTT GGTAAATTCATCAGGATTCACTTCCAAGGTGGTAAACTGGCTAAAGCTGACATTGAGACCT acCTGCTAGAGAAGTCCAGAGTGTCCTTCCAGCTGCCCGATGAGAGAGGCTACCACATCTTCTTCCAGATGATGACAGGCCACAAACCTGAGCTAGTTGGTATGAAAAGAAGAGGTTTATGGGAAATTCTTCCCACCCCCATCTGtggaatttataaaaaatattcatAG